The genomic region GGTTCGGAAAAGCTCATTTATGACGGCGGCCAGTCGGGCCAGGGCGTCGTGCCTTATCTGCCGCTCAGCGAGTTGACGGCCAAGCGGCCGCCTGCAACCGGCCAGCAGACGACCGGAGGCAACCGATGAGATCTCCGGTCACAGGTATCGTCACGCTGCTCGGCCTCCTGCTCGTCGTGATCGTGGGCTACATGTCCCTGTTCACGGTGGCGCAGACCGAGCAGACCATCGTGCTGCAGTTCGGCAAGCCCGTCGATGTCGTTACCGCTCCCGGCCTGCACTTCAAGGCGCCGTGGAATTCGGTGATCAACATCGACAAGCGCATCCTCGATCTGGAGAACCCGTCGCAGGAAGCGATCGCGTCCGACCAGAAGCGGCTCGTGGTCGACGCCTTCGCGCGTTACCGCATCAAGGACGCGCTCCGCTTCTATCAGAGCATCGGCTCGATCCAGGCCGCCAACATCCAGCTCACCACGCTCTTGAACGCTGCGCTGCGCCGCGTGCTCGGCGAGGTCACCTTCATCAACGTGGTCCGCGACGACCGCGAGAAGCTGATGCAGCGCATCCGCGATCAGCTCGACCACGAGGCCGACGGCTACGGCATCCAGGTCGTCGACGTCCGGATCCGCCGCGCCGATCTGCCGGAGCAGAACAGCCAGGCGGTCTATCAGCGCATGAAGACGGAACGCGAGCGCGAAGCCGCCGAGTTCCGCGCGCAGGGCGGCCAGAAGGCCCAGGAGATCCGCTCCAAGGCCGACCGCGAGGCGACCGTGATCGAGGCGGATGCAAGGTCGCTGGCCGAGCAGACGCGCGGCGTCGGCGATGCCGAGCGCAACCGTCTGTTCGCCGAAGCCTACGGCCAGGACGCGGATTTCTTCGCCTTCTACCGTTCGATGGCGGCCTATGAGACCGGGCTGCGCGCGAACGACACCCGCTTCCTGCTGCGCCCGGACTCGGATTTCTTCCGGTTCTTTGGTAACCCGTCCGGCAAGACGGCGACCACGACGCCAGCGAAGCCGTAAGTGAGACAAGGGCGGCAAGTCTGGCCGCCCTTCGTCCAGACAAGAACAGCACAACGGGAGGTTCCAATCCGATGAGGTCCATTGCGTTCGCCGACTTCCTCATCGGTTTGGGCATCCTGTTCGTGCTGGAAGGCTTGATGTTCGCGGCAAGTCCGGCCTGGATGCGCAAGGCCATGAAAAGCGCGATGGCCACGCCGGATAACGTCCTGCGGGCGGTCGGCATTGGTTCGGCCGTGGCCGGCCTGGTCCTGATCTGGGTTATGCGACGTCCAATTTAGCCGTCGCACCAACGCCAAAGTGAAGGCGAGGGACCGGTTTTCGCCTTATTATCCGGGTCTTGAGGCCCGTTAAGGTCCGCGCTTGCGCCGTCCCCCCGTTCGAGCGCAGTCTTGACGTCGAATCCTTGTTTCCTGGAGATCACAATGACCGCTGCCACCATTGCCCCGACCCGTTTGCGCTTAGGGCTGGCCGCGCTCG from Bradyrhizobium lupini harbors:
- the hflC gene encoding protease modulator HflC, with protein sequence MRSPVTGIVTLLGLLLVVIVGYMSLFTVAQTEQTIVLQFGKPVDVVTAPGLHFKAPWNSVINIDKRILDLENPSQEAIASDQKRLVVDAFARYRIKDALRFYQSIGSIQAANIQLTTLLNAALRRVLGEVTFINVVRDDREKLMQRIRDQLDHEADGYGIQVVDVRIRRADLPEQNSQAVYQRMKTEREREAAEFRAQGGQKAQEIRSKADREATVIEADARSLAEQTRGVGDAERNRLFAEAYGQDADFFAFYRSMAAYETGLRANDTRFLLRPDSDFFRFFGNPSGKTATTTPAKP
- a CDS encoding DUF2065 domain-containing protein; protein product: MRSIAFADFLIGLGILFVLEGLMFAASPAWMRKAMKSAMATPDNVLRAVGIGSAVAGLVLIWVMRRPI